The proteins below are encoded in one region of Pseudoduganella armeniaca:
- the thrS gene encoding threonine--tRNA ligase, which produces MVSVRLPDGSVRQFEAPVTVAQVASNISNSLAKAALAGKVDGKVVDTSFLIEQDADVAIVTDKDPEGLDVIRHSTAHLLAYAVKELFPDAQVTIGPTIENGFYYDFSYKRPFTPDDLVAIEKKMAELAKKDEPVTRKVLPRDEAVAYFKSIGEAYKAEIISSIPAGEDVSLYSEGKFTDLCRGPHVPSTGKLKVFKLMKLAGAYWRGDSKNEMLQRVYGTAWAKKEDQEQYLHMLEEAEKRDHRKLGKQLDFFHFQDEAPGLVFWHPKGWTIWQQVEQYMRKKYQDNGYQEVKAPQILDASLWGKTGHWDNYRENMFVTESENRSYALKPMNCPGHVQIFNSAMRSYRDLPLRYGEFGQCHRNEPSGALHGIMRVRGFTQDDGHIFCTNEQIEPEVVAFHQQAMEVYEDFDFTNIEVKLALRPDNRIGTDEIWNDAEDALRQGLRACGVTWTELPGEGAFYGPKIEYHLKDSLGRPWQVGTMQVDFFMPERLGAEYVADDNTRKVPVMLHRAIVGSMERFIGILIENYAGALPMWLAPVQVAVLNISDSQAEYATALAAKLRQQGFRVTADLRNEKITYKIREHSVQKLPYILVIGDKERDANTVAVRARGNVDLGVMSIDALVERLQQDVANKA; this is translated from the coding sequence ATGGTATCAGTCCGACTTCCCGATGGATCCGTGCGCCAGTTCGAGGCGCCGGTCACCGTCGCCCAGGTGGCGTCGAACATCAGCAACAGCCTGGCCAAGGCCGCCCTGGCCGGCAAGGTCGACGGCAAGGTCGTCGATACGTCGTTCCTGATCGAGCAGGACGCCGATGTCGCCATCGTCACGGACAAGGACCCGGAAGGCCTGGACGTCATCCGTCACTCCACCGCCCACCTGCTGGCCTACGCCGTCAAGGAACTGTTCCCGGACGCGCAGGTGACCATCGGCCCGACGATCGAAAACGGCTTCTACTACGACTTCTCGTACAAGCGCCCGTTCACCCCGGACGACCTGGTGGCGATCGAGAAGAAAATGGCCGAGCTGGCCAAGAAGGATGAGCCGGTCACCCGCAAGGTGCTGCCGCGCGACGAAGCCGTTGCCTACTTCAAGTCCATCGGCGAAGCGTACAAGGCCGAGATCATCAGCTCGATCCCGGCGGGCGAGGACGTGTCGCTGTACAGCGAAGGCAAGTTCACCGACCTGTGCCGCGGCCCGCACGTGCCCTCCACCGGCAAGCTGAAGGTCTTCAAGCTGATGAAGCTGGCCGGTGCCTACTGGCGCGGCGACTCGAAAAACGAGATGCTGCAGCGCGTCTACGGCACTGCCTGGGCGAAAAAGGAAGACCAGGAGCAGTACCTGCACATGCTGGAAGAGGCGGAAAAGCGCGACCACAGGAAGCTTGGCAAGCAATTGGACTTCTTCCACTTCCAGGACGAGGCGCCGGGCCTGGTGTTCTGGCATCCGAAGGGCTGGACGATCTGGCAGCAGGTCGAGCAGTACATGCGCAAGAAGTACCAGGACAACGGCTACCAGGAAGTCAAGGCGCCGCAGATCCTGGACGCCAGCCTGTGGGGCAAGACCGGCCACTGGGACAACTACCGCGAAAACATGTTCGTGACGGAGTCGGAAAACCGTTCGTATGCGCTGAAGCCGATGAACTGCCCGGGCCACGTGCAGATCTTCAATTCGGCCATGCGCTCGTACCGCGACCTGCCGCTGCGCTACGGCGAGTTCGGCCAGTGCCACCGCAACGAGCCGTCCGGCGCGTTGCATGGCATCATGCGCGTGCGCGGCTTTACCCAGGATGACGGCCACATCTTCTGCACCAACGAGCAGATCGAGCCGGAAGTCGTGGCGTTCCACCAGCAGGCGATGGAAGTCTATGAAGACTTCGACTTCACCAATATCGAGGTCAAGCTGGCGCTGCGTCCGGACAACCGCATCGGTACCGACGAGATCTGGAACGACGCGGAAGACGCGCTGCGCCAGGGCCTGCGCGCCTGCGGCGTGACCTGGACGGAGCTGCCGGGCGAGGGTGCCTTCTACGGTCCGAAGATCGAATATCACCTGAAGGACTCGCTGGGTCGCCCATGGCAGGTCGGCACGATGCAGGTTGACTTCTTCATGCCGGAGCGCCTGGGCGCCGAATATGTGGCGGACGACAACACCCGCAAGGTGCCCGTCATGCTGCACCGTGCGATCGTCGGCTCGATGGAGCGCTTCATCGGCATCCTGATCGAGAACTACGCGGGCGCGCTGCCGATGTGGCTGGCGCCGGTGCAGGTTGCCGTGCTCAACATTTCGGACAGCCAGGCCGAATACGCGACGGCGCTGGCCGCCAAGCTGCGCCAGCAGGGCTTCCGCGTCACGGCTGATTTGCGCAACGAGAAGATCACGTATAAAATACGCGAACACTCCGTCCAAAAGTTGCCATACATCCTGGTGATCGGCGACAAGGAACGGGATGCCAATACCGTGGCCGTGCGTGCACGGGGCAATGTCGATCTCGGCGTAATGTCGATCGATGCCCTGGTCGAGCGACTCCAGCAGGATGTCGCCAACAAAGCCTGA
- a CDS encoding cache domain-containing protein produces the protein MKPSLPSLSSHILAYPLLAYAMLCPVVGAAAEPGTADEARAMVDKAATLMRELGPERTMAEISNPFGAFTYRDLYVTVYSTRGRILAHGTQPQLIGRDAWDWRDANDKYYVREIVTRAQKGDTGPVHYTRVHPFTHQLRVKETWFRAVDRYVIACGAYK, from the coding sequence ATGAAACCCTCCCTGCCGTCCTTGTCGTCGCACATCCTGGCCTACCCGTTGCTGGCCTACGCAATGCTGTGTCCGGTAGTTGGCGCGGCGGCCGAGCCGGGCACGGCGGACGAAGCGCGCGCCATGGTGGACAAGGCCGCCACCTTGATGCGTGAGCTCGGTCCCGAACGAACCATGGCCGAGATCAGCAATCCATTCGGTGCCTTCACCTACCGCGACCTGTACGTGACCGTCTACAGCACGCGCGGGCGCATCCTGGCCCACGGCACCCAGCCGCAGCTGATCGGCCGCGATGCCTGGGACTGGCGCGACGCCAACGACAAATACTATGTGCGCGAGATCGTCACCCGTGCGCAGAAGGGCGATACCGGTCCCGTACACTACACGCGGGTGCATCCGTTCACCCACCAGCTGCGCGTGAAGGAAACCTGGTTTCGCGCCGTGGACCGGTACGTCATCGCGTGCGGCGCCTACAAATAA
- a CDS encoding cation diffusion facilitator family transporter yields the protein MNAPSHLHAHLKGDAKYRHQRADRSLSILAWALGLTLLFAGVEVGAGFMSNSLALISDAGHMVTDAASLGLALFAQLIARRPPSSRYSFGFGRAEALAAFVNGLVMLLVVGWIVFEAVHRFTAPQPVAGGTVFVVAAIGLVVNLIVAWVLSKDRDSMNTRAALVHVLGDMLGSVAALIAGAVIYYTGWMQIDPLLSLIVSLLLLKSTYGILRESGHHLMEGVPEHIDYLQLGADLEQVDGVVSVHDLHVWDMSPGEPALIGHVEVADLQHWPRVLKAIRIMLLERHRIDHVTLQAEVAGRQGRPAGHI from the coding sequence ATGAACGCACCCAGCCACCTGCACGCCCACCTGAAGGGCGACGCCAAGTATCGTCACCAGCGCGCCGACCGCAGCCTGTCCATCCTCGCGTGGGCGCTTGGCCTCACCCTGCTGTTCGCAGGCGTGGAGGTGGGCGCCGGCTTCATGTCCAACTCCCTTGCACTGATTTCCGACGCCGGCCATATGGTGACGGATGCGGCGTCGCTGGGTCTGGCCCTGTTCGCCCAGCTGATCGCGCGGCGCCCGCCCTCCTCCCGTTACTCGTTCGGCTTTGGCCGCGCCGAGGCGCTGGCCGCCTTCGTCAATGGCCTCGTGATGCTGCTGGTGGTGGGCTGGATCGTGTTCGAGGCGGTGCACCGGTTTACCGCACCGCAGCCGGTGGCCGGCGGCACCGTGTTCGTCGTGGCCGCCATCGGCCTGGTCGTCAACCTGATCGTGGCCTGGGTGCTGTCGAAGGACCGCGACAGCATGAATACCCGCGCCGCGCTGGTGCACGTGCTGGGCGACATGCTCGGTTCCGTGGCGGCGCTGATCGCCGGTGCCGTCATCTACTACACCGGCTGGATGCAGATCGACCCGCTGCTGTCGCTGATCGTCTCGCTGCTGCTGTTGAAATCCACCTACGGCATCCTGCGCGAGTCGGGCCATCACCTGATGGAAGGTGTGCCCGAGCACATCGACTACCTGCAACTGGGCGCGGACCTGGAACAGGTGGACGGCGTCGTCTCCGTGCACGACCTGCACGTGTGGGACATGTCGCCGGGTGAGCCGGCCCTGATCGGCCACGTCGAAGTCGCGGACCTGCAGCACTGGCCGCGCGTGCTGAAGGCGATCCGCATCATGCTGCTGGAACGGCATCGCATCGACCACGTGACCTTGCAGGCCGAGGTGGCCGGGCGGCAAGGGCGCCCGGCTGGACATATCTGA